Proteins encoded in a region of the Solanum dulcamara chromosome 9, daSolDulc1.2, whole genome shotgun sequence genome:
- the LOC129902736 gene encoding dof zinc finger protein DOF2.4-like: protein MVFSSFPIYLDHPNMHHLQQQPDHHQQGNPGLDNPQLLPPPAQVGGGPGSIRPGSMVDRARMAKLPLPEAGLKCPRCDSSNTKFCYFNNYSLSQPRHFCKNCRRYWTRGGALRNVPVGGGCRRNKRNKSSNNNNSKSGGGGGGQMGNSNNASTSAIPSSTCSMEMIGHHFSQSSTQFTPLMAAFQNLNNCGGLIQPPHHQLFGEMGFQIGSNNLLPSLVASNFENPTNLYPNFQGEGGTTTTTIEASNGVSQQVKMEDNNATNRHGSMNSSTKQFLGTLENNQYWGVANANANSWIGFSGDINNNSSSTTNHLL, encoded by the exons atggttttctcttcttttccaATCTATTTAGATCATCCTAATATGCACCAT TTACAACAACAGCCAGATCATCATCAACAAGGAAACCCTGGCCTTGACAATCCTCAGCTCCTTCCGCCACCCGCTCAGGTGGGTGGTGGGCCGGGCTCAATCAGGCCCGGTTCAATGGTTGATCGGGCCCGGATGGCTAAGCTTCCACTGCCGGAAGCTGGACTTAAGTGTCCGAGGTGTGATTCCTCGAATACTAAGTTTTGTTACTTCAATAACTACAGCCTCTCCCAACCGCGCCACTTCTGTAAGAATTGTCGCCGTTATTGGACCAGAGGAGGCGCCTTGAGAAACGTGCCGGTGGGAGGCGGCTGTAGGAGgaacaaaagaaataaaagcagtaacaacaacaactcaaaatcaggaggaggaggaggaggacaAATGGGTAATTCTAATAATGCTTCAACAAGTGCAATTCCTTCAAGTACTTGTAGCATGGAAATGATTGGGCACCACTTTTCACAGTCATCTACACAATTTACACCACTTATGGCTGCTTTCCAAAACCTAAATAATTGTGGAGGATTAATTCAACCTCCTCATCATCAATTATTTGGTGAAATGGGATTTCAAATAGGGAGTAACAATTTATTGCCATCTTTGGTAGCTTCTAACTTTGAGAATCCAACAAATTTGTACCCTAATTTTCAAGGTGAAGGTggtactactactactactattgaAGCATCAAATGGAGTTTCTCAACAAGTGAAAATGGAGGATAATAATGCTACTAATAGACATGGGAGTATGAATTCATCAACCAAACAATTTTTGGGTACTCTTGAAAATAATCAATATTGGGGTGTTGCAAATGCAAATGCAAATTCTTGGATAGGGTTTTCTGGTGATATCAATAATAACTCCTCTAGTACTACCAACCATCTTCTATGA